Proteins encoded in a region of the Hippocampus zosterae strain Florida chromosome 11, ASM2543408v3, whole genome shotgun sequence genome:
- the ikzf5 gene encoding zinc finger protein Pegasus, producing the protein MCSHFVFNTGLDFSNKQIQRIVGFFHSLLSMGEEKPDTLVFVKDFQEYLSQQTQHVNMISGSVSGVKEADELPADCSQNGLDHPAVDMSLEDGAGILVDGFERTFDGKLKCLYCSYATRGTARLVEHIRMHTGEKPHRCHLCPFASAYERHLEAHMRSHTGEKPYKCELCSFRCSDRSNLSHHRRRRHKLVPKKDTRSLPHKKMLSVLQKKSGSLGYGRRLLIASCSSTPRACDADDRSREPPHEAYDEEEPPSCLRSNLIMENPLNQLSTLAGQCASLPPPLRPPSSPGAESDAEEKPLLIQRSLASSSPVTPEPLAPPQLSNCSPAGSERSGPNSATNSRPGTPAPGVPAPRRAPHRCHHCGIYFPDNILYTIHMGCHGYENPFQCNICGHKCRSKYDFACHFARGQHK; encoded by the exons ATgtgttcacattttgttttcaatactGGCCTGGATTTTTCAAACAAGCAAATACAACGGAT TGTTGGATTTTTCCATTCCTTGCTTTCAATGGGCGAGGAAAAGCCAGACACGCTGGTCTTCGTAAAGGATTTCCAGGAGTATCTGAGCCAGCAGACCCAGCATGTCAACATGATATCGGGTTCCGTCAGCGGCGTTAAGGAGGCAGATGAACTACCGGCCG ATTGCAGTCAGAACGGGTTGGATCACCCGGCGGTGGACATGTCCCTGGAGGACGGCGCTGGAATTTTGGTGGACGGTTTTGAGAGAACTTTTGACGGCAAACTCAAGTGCCTGTACTGCAGCTACGCCACCCGGGGCACAGCGAGACTCGTCGAGCATATTCGAATGCACACAg GAGAGAAACCCCACCGCTGCCACCTGTGCCCGTTCGCCTCGGCCTACGAGCGCCACCTGGAGGCCCACATGCGCtcgcacacgggcgagaagccgTACAAGTGCGAGCTGTGCTCCTTCCGCTGCAGCGACCGCAGCAACCTGTCGCACCACCGCCGCCGGCGCCACAAACTGGTCCCGAAGAAGGATACCCGCTCGCTGCCGCACAAGAAGATGCTGAGCGTGCTGCAGAAAAAAAGCGGCTCGCTCGGCTACGGCCGCCGCCTCCTCATCGCCTCGTGCTCTTCTACGCCCCGGGCCTGCGACGCGGACGACCGCTCCCGCGAGCCGCCGCACGAGGCTTATGACGAGGAGGAGCCTCCTAGCTGCCTGCGGTCAAACCTGATCATGGAGAACCCCCTCAATCAGCTCTCCACCCTGGCGGGCCAGTGCGCCAGCCTCCCGCCCCCGCTCCGGCCCCCTTCCTCCCCAGGAGCGGAATCCGACGCGGAGGAGAAGCCGCTCCTCATCCAGCGCTCGCTCGCCTCCTCCTCGCCGGTCACCCCCGAACCGCTAGCGCCCCCTCAGCTAAGCAACTGCAGCCCGGCGGGCAGCGAGCGCAGCGGGCCCAACAGCGCCACCAACAGCCGGCCCGGCACGCCGGCGCCCGGCGTCCCGGCCCCCCGGCGCGCGCCGCATCGCTGTCATCACTGCGGCATCTACTTCCCCGACAACATCCTCTACACCATCCACATGGGCTGCCACGGCTACGAGAACCCGTTCCAGTGCAACATCTGCGGCCACAAGTGCAGGAGCAAGTACGACTTTGCCTGCCACTTTGCTCGCGGCCAGCACAAGTGA